TTTACCACTTGGCATCGGAAGGATATCGCGAGGTAGCATATCAGCCTTTGCATATTATTCCGGGGGCAGAATACTCGAAAGTAATGCAACTTGTGTACAAATGGAAAGCAGACCTTGTTTTTAGACGTTTGGTGATCGGTCGACCCTTATTGTATTTTATCGGTCAGGGGGACGAACGGCCGGATGACTATCAATTGCTTTTGGATAGTTTAAAGGAGGCGATTCCCTCCGCACCACAGGAAGGCCTTTTGCTATTGGCGCATGGGACGAATCATCCTGCGCAGGCGGTGTATTCAGCGTTGCAACTCAAGGCGAATCATTTGGGCTACGATAATGTCTGGATAGGGACGCTGGAGGGATTTCCCGAATGGCGCGAAGCGGCAAAGCAAATGCGTTTTGCGGGAATTCGTAAAATTCATGTTAAACCTCTCTTTTTCCATGCGGGTGAACACGTAAGTGTGGACATATTCAGCAAAGAAGAAGAAAGTGTTGTTCAAAAGTTGTCAGAATACGGTTTTATTGTCGAAGAGGATTGGCAGTCTTTGGGACAAATCGAAGATATCCTTAAGCTATATATGCAGCACTTGGATGATGCAATCAGTGAACGGTATCGAGGTCGCTCACACGGGCGACCGGCGATTCCTTCTATTATTTAAAATTTGTGGGGGTTAGTATGCAAACAGGAACATTATATGGGATTGGTGTGGGACCCGGGGATT
The Negativicoccus succinicivorans DNA segment above includes these coding regions:
- a CDS encoding sirohydrochlorin cobaltochelatase, which codes for MMNDKAIVLTSFGTTLTDERRRTLKHMQNLTQKAYPDWDVYIAFTSRIVIDRISKQEGEKFYSERAMFYHLASEGYREVAYQPLHIIPGAEYSKVMQLVYKWKADLVFRRLVIGRPLLYFIGQGDERPDDYQLLLDSLKEAIPSAPQEGLLLLAHGTNHPAQAVYSALQLKANHLGYDNVWIGTLEGFPEWREAAKQMRFAGIRKIHVKPLFFHAGEHVSVDIFSKEEESVVQKLSEYGFIVEEDWQSLGQIEDILKLYMQHLDDAISERYRGRSHGRPAIPSII